From Rhodamnia argentea isolate NSW1041297 chromosome 10, ASM2092103v1, whole genome shotgun sequence, a single genomic window includes:
- the LOC115733684 gene encoding uncharacterized protein LOC115733684 isoform X2, with amino-acid sequence MDNRLETSLDKINSKKSNKSVDVIKEDRLSSIEVKDFLEPIPSSPGRIPQVEVSDPEAGGTVGLDAIVNDTNISGEVNMEALIVPDDVIRAGGFGARDDISSFLPVASDSTDFEAALRDARDYEELQEEVCRPGLGWTEGAQRE; translated from the exons ATGGACAATCGGCTGGAAACTTCACTCG ATAAAATAAACAGCAAGAAGAGCAACAAAAGCGTTGATGTTATTAAAGAGGATCGGCTTTCCTCGATTGAAGTTAAGGATTTCTTGGAACCAATTCCAAGTTCCCCTGGAAGGATCCCACAGGTCGAAGTTTCTGATCCAGAAGCTGGGGGAACTGTTGGACTGGATGCAATTGTTAATGACACTAACATTTCTGGCGAAGTAAACATGGAAGCGCTCATAGTTCCTGATGATGTAATAAGGGCTGGAGGTTTTGGGGCCAGAGACGATATAAGTAGCTTTCTTCCAGTTGCTAGTGATTCTACAGACTTTGAAGCTGCTCTGCGTGATGCGCGAGACTATGAGGAATTGCAAGAGGAAGTGTGCAGACCGGGTCTTGGCTGGACAGAAGGTGCACAAAGAGAATAG
- the LOC115732593 gene encoding eukaryotic translation initiation factor 3 subunit E isoform X2 has product MAAYDLTPRVAPNLDRHLVFPMLEFLQERQLYPDEEILKAKIELLSQTNMVDYAMDIHKSLYHTEDVPQDMVERRAEVVARLKSLEEAAAPLVTFLQNPSAFQELRADRSYNLQMLNDRYQIGPDQIEALYQYAKFQFECGNYSGAADYLYQYRALCTNSERSLSALWGKLAAEILMQNWDIALEELNRLKEIVDSKNFSSPLNQVQSRIWLMNWSLFIFFNNENGRTQIIDLFNQDKYLNAIQTSAPHLLRYLATAFIVNKRRRPQFKDFIRVVQQEQHSFKDPITEFLACVYVNYDFDGAQKKMRECEEVILNDPFLGKRVEEGNFSTVPLRDEFLENARLFIFETYCRIHRRIDMGVLAEKLNLNYEDAERWIVNLIRTSKLEAKIDSKLGTVVIEPNNPNVYEQLIDHTKALSGRTHKLVTQVLEHTQAQPAR; this is encoded by the exons ATGGCCGCGTACGACCTCACGCCTCGGGTCGCGCCGAATCTCGACAGGCATCTGGTGTTCCCTATGCTGGAGTTCCTCCAGGAGAGGCAGCTCTATCCCGACGAGGAGATCCTCAAGGCGAAGATCGAGCTCTTGAGCCAGACCAACATGGTCGACTATGCCATGGACATCCACAAGAGCCTCTACCACACCGAAGACGTCCCTCAAG ATATGGTGGAGAGGAGGGCGGAGGTGGTGGCGAGGCTCAAGTCgctggaggaggcggcggcgccCCTCGTCACGTTCCTGCAGAACCCTAGCGCCTTTCAGGAGCTGAGGGCCGACAGGAGTTACAACCTCCAGATGCTCAACGATCGATATCAG ATCGGTCCAGATCAGATAGAGGCACTGTATCAGTATGCCAAATTCCAGTTCGAATGCGGGAACTACTCAGGTGCTGCTGACTATTTGTATCAGTACAGGGCACTGTGCACAAACAGTGAAAGGAGTCTAAGTGCATTGTGGGGAAAGCTGGCTGCTGAGATTCTGATGCAAAACTGGGACATTGCTCTTGAGGAACTTAATCGTTTGAAAGAGATCGTAGACTCCAAG AATTTTTCATCCCCTCTGAACCAAGTGCAAAGTAGGATATGGTTGATGAATTGGAGTCTCTTCATCTTTTTCAACAATGAGAATGGGAGGACTCAGATCATTGACCTGTTTAACCAAGACAA GTACTTGAATGCCATTCAGACAAGTGCTCCCCATCTTTTACGTTATCTGGCCACTGCATTCATCGTCAATAAAAGAAGGCGCCCTCAGTTCAAGGATTTCATCAGGGTTGTTCAACAAGAGCAGCATTCCTTCAAAGATCCAATCACAGAGTTTTTAGCTTGTGTCTATGTCAATTACGACTTTGATGGtgcacaaaagaaaatgagagagtgTGAAGAA GTGATCTTGAATGACCCTTTCCTTGGAAAAAGAGTTGAAGAAGGGAACTTCTCCACCGTGCCATTGAGAGATGAGTTTCTAGAAAATGCCCGCCTCTTCATATTTGAGACCTACTGCCGAATTCATAGAAGAATTGATATGGG GGTCCTCGCAGAGAAGCTGAATTTGAATTATGAAGATGCTGAGAGATGGATTGTCAATCTTATTCGGACCTCAAAACTCGAAGCCAAGATTGATTCCAAACTGGGGACCGTTGTCATTGAACCCAATAACCCCAATGT GTATGAACAACTGATAGACCATACTAAGGCACTCTCAGGGCGCACTCACAAGCTAGTCACTCAGGTTCTGGAGCACACACAGGCACAACCTGCTCGGTAA
- the LOC115733684 gene encoding uncharacterized protein LOC115733684 isoform X1 — protein MDNRLETSLAPDKINSKKSNKSVDVIKEDRLSSIEVKDFLEPIPSSPGRIPQVEVSDPEAGGTVGLDAIVNDTNISGEVNMEALIVPDDVIRAGGFGARDDISSFLPVASDSTDFEAALRDARDYEELQEEVCRPGLGWTEGAQRE, from the exons ATGGACAATCGGCTGGAAACTTCACT TGCTCCAGATAAAATAAACAGCAAGAAGAGCAACAAAAGCGTTGATGTTATTAAAGAGGATCGGCTTTCCTCGATTGAAGTTAAGGATTTCTTGGAACCAATTCCAAGTTCCCCTGGAAGGATCCCACAGGTCGAAGTTTCTGATCCAGAAGCTGGGGGAACTGTTGGACTGGATGCAATTGTTAATGACACTAACATTTCTGGCGAAGTAAACATGGAAGCGCTCATAGTTCCTGATGATGTAATAAGGGCTGGAGGTTTTGGGGCCAGAGACGATATAAGTAGCTTTCTTCCAGTTGCTAGTGATTCTACAGACTTTGAAGCTGCTCTGCGTGATGCGCGAGACTATGAGGAATTGCAAGAGGAAGTGTGCAGACCGGGTCTTGGCTGGACAGAAGGTGCACAAAGAGAATAG
- the LOC115732593 gene encoding eukaryotic translation initiation factor 3 subunit E isoform X1 has translation MAAYDLTPRVAPNLDRHLVFPMLEFLQERQLYPDEEILKAKIELLSQTNMVDYAMDIHKSLYHTEDVPQDMVERRAEVVARLKSLEEAAAPLVTFLQNPSAFQELRADRSYNLQMLNDRYQIGPDQIEALYQYAKFQFECGNYSGAADYLYQYRALCTNSERSLSALWGKLAAEILMQNWDIALEELNRLKEIVDSKNFSSPLNQVQSRIWLMNWSLFIFFNNENGRTQIIDLFNQDKYLNAIQTSAPHLLRYLATAFIVNKRRRPQFKDFIRVVQQEQHSFKDPITEFLACVYVNYDFDGAQKKMRECEEVILNDPFLGKRVEEGNFSTVPLRDEFLENARLFIFETYCRIHRRIDMGVLAEKLNLNYEDAERWIVNLIRTSKLEAKIDSKLGTVVIEPNNPNVYEQLIDHTKALSGRTHKLVTQVLEHTQAQPAW, from the exons ATGGCCGCGTACGACCTCACGCCTCGGGTCGCGCCGAATCTCGACAGGCATCTGGTGTTCCCTATGCTGGAGTTCCTCCAGGAGAGGCAGCTCTATCCCGACGAGGAGATCCTCAAGGCGAAGATCGAGCTCTTGAGCCAGACCAACATGGTCGACTATGCCATGGACATCCACAAGAGCCTCTACCACACCGAAGACGTCCCTCAAG ATATGGTGGAGAGGAGGGCGGAGGTGGTGGCGAGGCTCAAGTCgctggaggaggcggcggcgccCCTCGTCACGTTCCTGCAGAACCCTAGCGCCTTTCAGGAGCTGAGGGCCGACAGGAGTTACAACCTCCAGATGCTCAACGATCGATATCAG ATCGGTCCAGATCAGATAGAGGCACTGTATCAGTATGCCAAATTCCAGTTCGAATGCGGGAACTACTCAGGTGCTGCTGACTATTTGTATCAGTACAGGGCACTGTGCACAAACAGTGAAAGGAGTCTAAGTGCATTGTGGGGAAAGCTGGCTGCTGAGATTCTGATGCAAAACTGGGACATTGCTCTTGAGGAACTTAATCGTTTGAAAGAGATCGTAGACTCCAAG AATTTTTCATCCCCTCTGAACCAAGTGCAAAGTAGGATATGGTTGATGAATTGGAGTCTCTTCATCTTTTTCAACAATGAGAATGGGAGGACTCAGATCATTGACCTGTTTAACCAAGACAA GTACTTGAATGCCATTCAGACAAGTGCTCCCCATCTTTTACGTTATCTGGCCACTGCATTCATCGTCAATAAAAGAAGGCGCCCTCAGTTCAAGGATTTCATCAGGGTTGTTCAACAAGAGCAGCATTCCTTCAAAGATCCAATCACAGAGTTTTTAGCTTGTGTCTATGTCAATTACGACTTTGATGGtgcacaaaagaaaatgagagagtgTGAAGAA GTGATCTTGAATGACCCTTTCCTTGGAAAAAGAGTTGAAGAAGGGAACTTCTCCACCGTGCCATTGAGAGATGAGTTTCTAGAAAATGCCCGCCTCTTCATATTTGAGACCTACTGCCGAATTCATAGAAGAATTGATATGGG GGTCCTCGCAGAGAAGCTGAATTTGAATTATGAAGATGCTGAGAGATGGATTGTCAATCTTATTCGGACCTCAAAACTCGAAGCCAAGATTGATTCCAAACTGGGGACCGTTGTCATTGAACCCAATAACCCCAATGT GTATGAACAACTGATAGACCATACTAAGGCACTCTCAGGGCGCACTCACAAGCTAGTCACTCAGGTTCTGGAGCACACACAG GCACAGCCTGCTTGGTAA